tttcccttttctgtgctttaaaacacaagaaaacaagttaatttcagctagcttacaatgctgtctttgggttacacctattttgactatgaagccctctaaaaataaaCCTATAACAATGTTGCATGTTTTGATATTATCCATGCTGATACACATATTGATGatatgtaatagttgcagtatcttgccgtattttgatgattgaaAACACTTTAAAAGTAGGGTGCATCGATACTAGCTAACTAACACGACGTCTGCTAATcactagtctcagcgtcattcacagaccgagacaatttggagtcgctaattaacctagcatgtttttggaatgtgggaggaaactggagtacccggtgaaaacccacgcatgcacggggagaacatgcaaacgccacagagatggccgagggtggaattgaactatggtctcctagctgtgagacctgcgtgctaatgctaaccactcttccaaaTATCATTGTAACAttcttaattttaataaaattaaatgtaatatcaGTCACTTTTTGACAATAAGGTAATAGAAAATTTGTATTACATCATTCAAATGGAATAAATTGTACTGCTTATGTTgtaagcaaaacaacaaaaaaattgatCCAAGCTTCTATGTCATTATTGCAGCTACCGGGTGGGCATGTGTGGCGACGGCGCCAATGACTGCGGCGCCCTGAGAGCGGCTGATGTTGGCGTTTCTCTGTCAGAAGCAGAGGCCTCCATCGCATCGCCTTTTACCTCCAAGACGGACAACATCAGCTGTGTGCCGCTTCTCATCAGGTAATTAAACTTATAatgtaaacattaaaatatatatatatacacacaacatTATGTAAGAGCTTCTTCTCACCTCTGCAGAGAAGGCCGATGCTCGCTGGTCACTTCCTTCAGTCTCTTCAGATACATGGCCCTCTACAGCATCATTCAGTTCACATCTGTGCTCACCTTCTACACGGTGACCTTCACACAATATGACCTTACAAAAAAACCTGGAGCATAGAACGGTATCGAGCTGTATTTTTAAACACTTGTTCTAGGTGGGCACCAACCTGGCTGACATGCAGTTCCTGTTCATCGATCTCATACTGGTGACCCCGCTGGCCATTGTGATGGGCAAAGGAGGCCCCAATAAGGAGCTGAACCCCCGCAGGCCCCCTGCCAATCTACTGACCTTGCCCGTCCTTGGCAGCCTTTTTATTCACATTAGCATGGTCATACTGGGGCAGCTGGCCGCTCTCTTTCTCACCATGTCTCAGGACTGGTgagtacaaaaacaacaagttaGAGCAGACAGGTCACAAAATGATGCCAATAGTAATTAATAattgatgtattttattattgagaCACCTATTTTTACCACTTAAAGACTTTTGGGTCAGACATTTAATAGAGAATATATCATTTAAGTGTTGAAATATTTCCACATACTTGGATTTGAAtaagctgcacagcggtcgagtggttagcgcgcagacctcacagcagaccagggttcaattccaccctttgccatctctgtgtggagttcttgtctccccgtgcatgcgtgggttttctccaaaaactttcttaattggtgactctaaattgtccataggtatgaatgtgaatggttgtttgtctatatgtgccctgtgattggctggccaccagtccagggtgtaccccgcctctcgcctgaagacagctgggataggctccagcacccctcgtgaggaaatagCGTTAGAAAACGAATGGATTTGAATacgtttgttattatttaagtCATATTCTGTTCCCTCAGGTATATTCCCCTCAATTCCACTGTGTTCGGGGCGGCAAACCTACCCAACATGGAAAATACTGGAGTGTTTCCCTTGTCGGGTTTTCAGTACATCTTCATGGCCGTGGTGGTCACCAAAGGTTACCCTCACAAGAGCCCTCTCTACCGCAACGGTAACACATATTGGAAGATAGCGTACTCAATTCATTTGCAACCATCCGTCATTCTTTGTTTATCCTTCCAGTCGTTTTCCTGTGTTTACTCCTCATCCTGTTTGCCATCATGACATACCTCGCGTTGGATCCGGGGCCGTTCTTCATCGACCTACTACAGTTCTACGACATCTCGGACATGAATTTCAAGATGCTCATCGTCGCTCTGGCTGCACTCAACttccttgtttgttttgtgATTGAGGTAAGTGTCACAGGAATAAACAAGCGTCCTTTTTTGAAGTGCCTGAACCCTAAAAGACACCTGGTACACTGGAAAAGGTATTGGAataatttgtcatattttacaaaaatatagaaaataatgaaatacatttgttaCAAAATAGTTTAGTAGTATTGTcggaaaaaaagtgtgttttggTGTGCAGATGCTGATTGACGTGGGCATCCTCAACTGTCTCCGCTGGCTGTGTCCGAGGCGCTCCATCAAGAAACAGTACAAACGCCTCCACTCACAGCTCTGCAACCCCCATGCACCATTATGGCCGCCCCTCAACCAAACACTGCACGCATCCCAGAACACAGTCACCACCATAAGATAGCATATCTTGCTCCTTGTTAGCACAACACGCACTTTAAATACGATGAGCATGAACAGTTGATATGTTCACACtgggagttgttgtttttgttgttgaaagTGAAGCAACAAAAATAACTTACCTTTCCGACCCAGTTTTCCCATCTGGACAAAAACTACACGTTGAGGTCCAGAGCCTTCGTTGTGACACTCAGAGGAAATTGATCAGCAAAGTAAATGCAAACAAAATGGGGTGCGTTCACTGAAAGTGTAATTTGCTACATCGCAAAGAAATGCTGCGCCTTAACACAGTTGACAAGCCAGCGTTTCAGGAAATGCTGCTCCTTTATGCAGTTGACAAGCCAGCATTCCAGGAAATGCTGCTCTTCAATACAGTTGACAAGCCAGCATTTAAGGAAATGCTGCTCTTCAATACAGTTGACAAGCCAGCATTTAAGGAAATGCTGCTCTTCAATACAGTTGACAAGCCAGCATTTCAGGAAACGCCGCTCTTCAATACAGTTGACATACCAACATTTCAGGAAATGCCGCTCTTCAATACAGTTGACAAGCCAGTGTTTCAGGAAATGCTGCTCTTTTAATACAGTTGacaagccagcatttcaagaaatgctgcaaatgtttgacagtacGAATTGCCTGTGAAAACAAACATCACAAAACGGCAATTCTACAATTGTACAGTTTACAATCTACAACCAGTGTAGATTCAATTTTGTGGTACGATAAACAAAGAACATGCTCCTGCATTGGTTTGaatccagtcatatttttttcaatgtagtcttcttaaaattgttaaattaaaaaaatatatatatatacacacacacacacacacacacacacatacagtcaaGCAACAAACAGTTATATGTATAATTTAAGGGAGAAAATGATTGGAAATTTAAAACAgtcaattatattattaaacagCGCGCTAGGATTTCGACCTATCGTCAAACAACCAACCACATTTAAGCGAGTCAACCGAAACAGGTTTTAAATTGGCTTAATTGACACCATGTATGCccagcttgtttgttttttttctttttcctttgggtcatgttttacatattttgtggTGCTTTTATGTCTTACTGCTATTGGGATAGTGCCGATGCCATATTTTCACAGTGTAAGATACAGTCTGAAATATCtactgaaatatatatatttgacttGATGTGTCAGCCTGTGGCTTTTAATATTCTAAACACTTTTACACTGTATATAATGTTCTGTCATCTCATCTTGATTTCAGTGTAATTTGGTCCAGAAGCATTAATGTCAATAACATGCTGTGATTAGTTAGCAATATGAGTGGAACATGGGCACTGAGAATATCAGCTTCTAATGTATGctgtgcatgttttgttttttttaatacaggaaATTCAAGATTCTGGTGAAACTTTTACCACCTTTTTAAGATCCTAGAAAATATGTTGTAAAACAATATACAAAAGTATTGTATTGGTTGTCAATGTATATTCAATTTAAGTACaggaatatattttaaaaataaggtaaaaatatttacacTAAATTTGAACCCTTACAAAAATTTACttttaaattacaaaattagATAAACAATTgaggcaattaaaaaaaaaatcaaggcaaaatatatactgtatacaagaCAACACAATTAAGTCATGtgtatacagtggtgtggaaaaagtgtttgcccccttcctgatttcttgttatacttaaatgtttcagattatcaaacaaatgtaaatcttaagtcaatgacaacataactaaacacaaaatgcagtttctaATTGAAACTcgagtgaaaaaaataataattccaaatcaacatggccctgtgtggaaaaggtGATTGCGTCCTAAAGCTGGTAACTGATTGGGCCAATTTATTAGCAGCAattgcaatcaagcatttgtgataacttgcagtcttggaggaattttggccttTTTCATGATAGGGCCATGTaggttgaatttttttctcttcttttaaaTAGACTAATTGAAATCTTTCAAGTGTGACTTGAAAGActtgaaaggggggggggcaaacacaATTTCACATCATTGTATACACAAACTCGATTCCATGCCATTTTCCTCTACTCACCGGGTCCGGATTGCAggagcagcagtctcagtagggaagagTCGACTTCGTGGTCCCTGACCATCTCCTCCACTGGGAGGCCGCCacggcgttcccaggccaactGTTAGACACGACGTGTCCTAGCTCTGCCCTGGAGACTTCTCTTCTATACACAAACTGTACACTGAATTTAAGCAAATTATACACATAATCATATACGCATTTCagcaaataattttttattgaatcTTAGGCAGTTTGCGTTGTTAGCCTTGTGTGCTGCGCTGTTGGTAGAAGTTCTGCAAGCCTTATTCCTATTTcaggtgatgtttttttttttacccccttcACATGTGCTCATTTTGCAGCGACAGGAAGGAAAGAAGCAATACAGGTGTGTACATCCTCTTTACCACAGACCTAACTTATATGGCTTTCTTGAAATCTAAAAAAGGTGAGATGGTGAAATGGACACAACATTCCTCGACTGACTTCCTTTCTTAATTCCAGCAGTGAAAGTAGGCTATTGCACAAGGAGTGACGTAAACATTTCCGAcagcggcggccatgttggcttTGAGTTCCTACTAGGACGCATAGTTGCTCCTGTGCTGTGTTTTAGGGAACAAGAATAGGAATACAATCACATTCCCAAGTTCATTCTGTCCTAGAAGCTAAAAGCATAGCTGGAAAAAAGAAGGAAAGTTATTATGTACAAAGAAACTTGGGAGGGGTAAACTTTGTTCTTTCTGATTTAAAAATACTGCTGACATTGTTGTCAAGTACATTTTCAAAAGGCAGTGGAGACACTTGAGAGTCCGAGGACATTAATGgaagtcataaaaaaataatctaagTTAAAAAGCAACAAATACAATGTGCTGTCTTAGCGACAACAATGGCTGTTTTGACGATTTAAAACAGTACAGGCAGGGGCTCGCGAATGCAccttcaaaaaaatccaactctCGACTCGGGAGGGCGTAGAAGCCCACCTTCTTTGATTTGGTATCAATGTTTGCAATATAATTGACTGTTGAAACATTGATTAGTTCCAGTTCCAACCGCGCCTCATGGCAACAAAAGGAAGCTAACAAACCAAAATATTTCACAAGTGTCCCGGTAGGTCATGAAGCTGACTCACCAGAAAAACACTGCATGTAGTGTTTCGCCGCGGAATTGCATGGCATGAGCTCAAACCCCGACACAGACCTTGGGAAGGTTCATGATTAGGCAGAAGCATCAAGCGGCTTTAAGAGTGGTTTCTTGAGAGTTCTTTTCATAATGCCAGCGTCCCTCCTAGAAGtccaaaaaaaggttaaaaaaaatacagattaaaaaaaaaaaaagtgacgtcTTCACTATTATTgctggggagggggagggggggggtctcaTTTTGCTATGGCCCCCTCACTCAAACTCTTTGCTAGTCTTTGCTTCCACCTGCATAACCGGCGGGTGGTGGGCTGAGTTTTAGAGGCTGAGTGAGGCCTTTCCTGTTAAAGGGATCATCACAGTGAGTCCAGTCACAGTGTCACGGTGGGGAGAGCAGAGGCCCGATCAGGTTACTTCCTTCTGGAGTCTGGAAGAAGGAGGTTTCGGGGGGGGGCCTCCCCACGGCCCATCCCCCCCCAGTCCGACTTATCTGTGCTGTCGGAAGCCTCGGGTGCCGTCGGGACTGTTTGGTTGTCGGACTGTGTGGTTGCTGGAGTTGGTGCGAGTGggcctggggggggggaaacacgGAACATGTTGTGCGTACCTTATtaattttaccatattttccatacTTGTGTCAGAAGAGTTAGAAGCTCAAGCCGTAAATAACAATTGAAGTCATCAGTGTCCtacctgtgtttattttgaataAGTAAgtagttgtctgtgtagcattatagagtgtgcatgcaAGGAGAatcttacctgcatgcatgctaAATTCCAAGCTCACCCGTGTCTGGAGttgccaataagccttttccaCTATCGACCAGATGTAGCCCTACATTACCACTTGAGTTCATACacgctaagtcaggggtctccagccagttaGCTAGCACCATTGGGTTTattcattatcaactcctatagcaacaaaattagaaagtggggtgtCCGGAAGTCTTTAGGAGCATGACCAATCGCAGCAGAGTGGGCGGGGCGTgtgtggaattaattaaaatgttttggaaatccaagaaaaGAGAGgctgggtgcagattctggaagctccagaaagctttctgtacgaGTAAAGTAATATAATCTCATATAatgtctcattaatgtaacattattgaTGCCTGGTGACCAGAATACAATATATAActtatattgcaatattttgagtaataataatgacttgttatagtcaaccacaaaaacagctatcatatatttcattcattaaaataaaaaaacgcaaTACAGCGAAGGACAACAAACTAAAGACAGTATGATGGCGACAGTTTGatcctggaacagatcatttctaAATGTCAGTAGTCTTAAGCTGTGCGAGGTGTAAAGTGGACTCATACCTGTCCGTGCTGTTCTTGTCCTGAGCCGTCTCCTCTGGGCAGGCACTCCCCAAAATCCTCTTCCTGGCCTCGGCGTACTCCGCCTCCCGCTGAGCCAATGACTTTACCTGGGGCGTGGGTCGGTTCTGGCTCAAGGGCGAGTCCAGCGAGCCATTACTGCTCGGCCGCTTCAAGATGCGGATTTGAGGAGGAGGTGCTGATGGTAGAGATTCGTCCTGGATGACCATGGCTGTCCTCAGTGGCGAGCGGGAAGAAAGGTGGTTACTTGACTCTCTGGGAAACAACACAGCCAGCAAACTATATCAATTATATTTCAAAGTGGGTAGTCTCAACttgaacaaagtgcaaaaacacAATGTAAAACCGTTTTCACAAGAAACACAAATGAatcggtgcagattctggaagatctaacactttctgtgctggctattgtgtgtagctgtagCTGCTATAGTAGttcacaattcaatacaaagggctggaaaaaattgcataataggtcctcatTAAAGCGAAGAAGGGTGATCTAATCATTTTCTCAATGAATGGATAGGAATGcgacggatgagtggttagcactgaggcatcacagctaggagacccgagtttgattccaccctcggccatctctgtgtgaaatttgcatgttctccctgtgcatgcgtgggttttctccgggtactccggtttcctcccacatttcaaaaattaattaattattaaattaattggtgactccaaattgtccataggtatgaatgtgagtgtgaatggttgtttgtctatatgtgtcctgtgattggctggccaccaggccagggtgcaccccgcctcatgcccgaagacagctgggataggctccagcacccccgcgaccctcgtgaggaaaaagcggtagaaaatgaatgaacaatgaatgaattaattattaaattaattggcgactccaaattgtccatagatatgaatgtgagtgtgaatggttgtttgtctatatgtgccctgtgattggctggccaccagtccagggtgtacaccgcctctcgcccaaagacagctgggataggctccagcacccctcgtgaggataagcggtagaagatgaatgaatatgaatgatcACATTGcatttattatgaataaaataaataaacagccacATAAAAAATGAGTTTCAAACAACATTAAATAATTTAAGCATTTTTGCCACCTGTGTATGTTAAATAATTACTTAAATTAAGCAGTATTTCAATGTAAACTTCCAAAACAAGTCTATTCCCCTAAAAActtaaatgtataaaagttcTTACTTTTCTTTCTGGCTGATTTTTAGCTTCTCCTCCAACCGTTTTTCCATTTCCTGCAAAGGGAGGGGAGAAGTGCAAACATGtatgaatgtaaacaaattaCTCCTGTGGGGATTTTCAAGAAAAGTAGTggtgtgtatggggggggggggggtattgagCAAGTCTAGCAGTGGATGGAAAACAGGGTTGAGTTACATGCTATTTATACATGCTTACATGGcggagttgggggggggcagctgtcAAGTCATGACATAAAAGTGTTCACCTATCTAACATTAGTCAAACCATTACCCCAAAAAGTATGCTATATATGCCATTAAAATATGAACGTGTGATAAAGTGAAGTGAGCACCGGTGGCTACGGCTACTTCCGGCTCCTAGTAGGGCCGCGTTGATGACGTCATCAACTAGCATTAAGCTAACCTGAGAGACAAACTTAACTCAGTGGCATTGAACTGTCGTTAAATAATGGACAGTTTGTTTGGGataacaatgacaataacaatgttgttTAAAATCAGAGGCGCGCACACATACAATGACTTGAATAAAAAGTTGGCAGCGGTACCACGCTGAATAAATGTGAGCTAAACGACCGACTAAAACGGGGAGTTAAAATAGAGTTAATTTGCTTTATCGTGATTTTTTTCCTAGTAACCATTTCAACGGAGAGTACATTTATAAACGTTTAACCAATAGTAAGGCGACACGAGCCGGCGTTTTGTCTTATATtcccatgttagcattagcaacattagctaAAGCAAAGCTGAAACTTTATCGCCACCCGGTTAGCGTCACGTCGCAAATGCTGTTACTGTTACAGCTGAGTGATAGGTTAACTAAACTAAAGTGTTGAGAGTTACAAATAGCGCATTCTTAGCTTGTCATTAATTTAATTCAGAGAGCTAACTTACTAGCAAATCGCTAGCCGCTGTAACGTTAGCTCGCTAACTTTCCCCTATTAGCCAGCGCATTTAGCAAGAGCCACATTGTTGGCCCAGCGGACTTGGCACACAATAAGAATATGAATCTTTTTTGGAACTTGTAAATAAAGTGACTAAGATAACGGCGTTTAAATTGTTGGAGTGTATTTAGTAGTTTTACCCCGTTATCAGCAGCTTCTTCCCAACTTTCCGCCACCTCCTCATCCATGTTTCATGTTGCTGGAGAGAGACACACACTTCTGCTCTGTTGGCTCCTCCACAGCCGCCTCTCTGCCCACAGTGACGTCACTGTGACGGGTTCCCCCCCACGGCTTGTGACACGCCCCATGAAGACACCCACTCACCAACACTAAATACCGGGGTAgggagtaatattttatatttattcaaggaattttttggttgttttttttacgaaaAGTATTACATTTAAGCGGCGGCACgatgatctagtggttagcgtgcagacctcattgctaggagaccagggttcaattccaccctcggccatctctgtatggagtttgcatgttctccccatgcatgcgtgggttttctccgggtactccggtttcctcccacattccaaaaacatgctaggttaattagcgactccaaattgtccataggtatgaatgtgagtgtgaatggttgtttgtctatatgtgccctgtgattggctggcgaccagtccagggtgtaccccgcctctcgcccgaagacagctgggataggctccagcaccccctgcgaccctcgtgagtaaaaagcgctagaaaatgaatgaatgaatgaaaaagtacatgaaaaaaattggAAACAATAATTAACAATGGACACCAGAACAAACCTGGTAAAgtattataaattttattttggcattttaatTGATAAAGGTTGAGGTTACATTTTGGTTCAGGCAAGAGTCGCCAACCTTTTTtcttagaaaatgaaaatggcagctactaatttttgtcacatttattttcttagactatttaaaaaaaaaaaagtgaaatcttGTTTTTGCCAGAACATTCACAAAATGTTCATTTCCACATCTTACATTTAGTTTATTtcagaatgcatttttttgtgtatctCATATTATTAACCACATCTACACATCAAACCTAAATTGAACCTGTAAATTGTTACCTGTatctttttactttttcttagaCCTGTACCTTAAGTGGACTTTAACTTGAGTACAATTGAAATCAATGTAGAGATTAGGTAGATTAGACAAAGTTGATTGCTTACAGAATCAGCAAAGATGATGGTTGTACATTTCACTGTGATTAAAATTTACGAGTCAAAATTCATTGAGGGTGATAGAAAtagattaatttaaattaatcgCCTTGTATTCCATTAAAAAGTGTCATCAGGTTGGAGTGTTACATGTGTGGAGTATCTTCGTCTTTCACCAGAACATTGATGGAACTCTTGATGCTCCTCAGCTTGTCGCTGTCAAAGTTGACCAGCAGCACACATGGGCCAGGAGCGGTGGGTGTAAACACAGCAGTGGTCCTGGCCTCCTGTTTGGGGCCCACTTGTCCTATCCTGCAAAGAACAGCCACGACTAGTACAAGTACCGTCTTGAGTAAAACTCTGTGACTATCTGTGACATTTGTcgtatgacaaaaataaattttgctATACTGTACTTGAGTGTCATGGGCTTTCCATCAATGAGACCAGGCCCCCCGATGGTGAAGCTGCAGTCCCATAGGGTCTCTGGTAACGGGTTCAACAAGGTCAACTGTGCCGACAGCGGATGCCTCACCCTAGCTTCTCCCAGCAGCTACACAGAAGACATTAggtataatacataaaatatacattcattcattcattttctactgctttttctgaagagggtcgtgggggtgctggagcctatcccagctgttttcgggcgagaggcggggtacaccctggactggtggccagccaatcacagggcacatatagacaaacaaccattcacactcacattcatacctatggacaattccaccctttgtggtggaattgaacttgggtctcctagctgtg
This window of the Doryrhamphus excisus isolate RoL2022-K1 chromosome 10, RoL_Dexc_1.0, whole genome shotgun sequence genome carries:
- the szrd1 gene encoding SUZ domain-containing protein 1, giving the protein MDEEVAESWEEAADNGEMEKRLEEKLKISQKEKESSNHLSSRSPLRTAMVIQDESLPSAPPPQIRILKRPSSNGSLDSPLSQNRPTPQVKSLAQREAEYAEARKRILGSACPEETAQDKNSTDRPTRTNSSNHTVRQPNSPDGTRGFRQHR